The Pseudomonas azadiae genome contains a region encoding:
- a CDS encoding alginate export family protein, with product MKLNPFVKAGIGLTFALLWSCPTLAALTEAKNFGLEVKATAQSEDDRDLGTQKGGDVNGIGLDLRPWVYGESGAWSAYAMGQAVVSSDIIETDTLQQSANDENQQTTNNDRKTKKNYLAMREFWVGYSGFTPYPGEILKLGRQRLRNDDGQWRDTNIEALNWTFDTTLLKANVGVAERFSEYRTDLKELSPVDKDRQHLYADASYQWMPGQWIGLRGHHTHDNGKLDYPEPGQPTDSLDKRSNGDLTWLGIEANSDAYNWRNTNTVNYWASITGMRGDRDSVNALKSDGSRPDQAKRSEDVNGWATDIGVRLRLDPQWQVGAAYARASENYEQNGLQSNRSNWTGTQSRVHRFGEAFRGEMNNMQSMSLFGSWQLREDYDASLVYHKFWRVDGNKPVSSNGIAALDNTTDAAGDIVASTSLPLADGKKDLGQEMDLVVTKYFKSGLLPAAISQSFDEPSALVRFRAGVFKPGDAYGSNVDSYMHRAFVDVIWKF from the coding sequence ATGAAGCTCAACCCATTCGTCAAGGCCGGTATTGGCCTGACTTTTGCCCTGCTGTGGTCGTGCCCGACCCTGGCCGCCCTGACCGAAGCGAAGAACTTCGGGCTGGAAGTGAAGGCCACCGCGCAGTCCGAAGATGACCGCGATCTGGGCACGCAGAAAGGCGGCGACGTCAACGGCATCGGCCTCGACCTGCGCCCGTGGGTCTACGGCGAAAGTGGCGCCTGGAGCGCCTACGCCATGGGCCAGGCGGTGGTGTCGAGCGACATCATCGAGACCGACACCCTGCAACAGTCGGCGAATGACGAAAACCAGCAGACCACCAACAATGACCGCAAGACCAAGAAAAATTACTTGGCCATGCGCGAATTCTGGGTCGGCTACAGCGGCTTCACGCCGTACCCCGGCGAGATCCTCAAGCTGGGTCGCCAACGCCTGCGTAATGACGACGGCCAATGGCGCGACACCAACATCGAGGCGCTGAACTGGACCTTCGACACCACCCTGCTCAAGGCCAATGTCGGCGTCGCCGAGCGTTTCAGCGAATACCGCACCGACCTCAAGGAACTGTCGCCGGTGGACAAGGACCGTCAGCACCTCTACGCCGACGCGTCCTACCAGTGGATGCCGGGCCAGTGGATCGGCCTGCGTGGCCATCACACCCATGACAACGGCAAGCTCGATTATCCGGAACCGGGCCAGCCCACCGACTCGCTGGACAAGCGTTCGAACGGCGACCTGACCTGGCTCGGCATCGAAGCCAACAGCGACGCCTACAACTGGCGCAACACCAACACCGTGAACTACTGGGCCAGCATCACCGGCATGCGCGGCGACCGTGACAGCGTCAACGCGTTGAAGTCCGACGGCTCGCGCCCGGACCAGGCCAAGCGCAGCGAGGACGTGAACGGCTGGGCGACCGACATCGGTGTTCGCCTGCGCCTGGATCCGCAGTGGCAAGTGGGTGCGGCCTATGCCCGCGCCAGCGAAAACTATGAGCAGAACGGCCTGCAAAGCAACCGTTCGAACTGGACCGGCACCCAGTCCCGCGTGCACCGTTTCGGCGAAGCGTTCCGTGGCGAGATGAACAACATGCAGTCCATGAGCCTGTTCGGTTCCTGGCAGCTGCGTGAGGACTATGACGCCAGCCTGGTGTACCACAAGTTCTGGCGCGTGGACGGCAACAAGCCGGTCAGCAGCAACGGCATTGCGGCGCTGGACAACACCACCGACGCCGCGGGTGACATTGTCGCCAGCACCTCGCTACCGCTGGCAGACGGTAAAAAGGACCTGGGCCAGGAAATGGACTTGGTGGTGACCAAGTACTTCAAGTCCGGCCTGTTGCCGGCAGCAATCAGCCAGTCGTTCGACGAGCCTTCGGCCCTGGTGCGTTTCCGTGCCGGTGTGTTCAAGCCAGGTGATGCCTATGGCAGCAACGTCGACTCCTACATGCATCGCGCGTTCGTCGACGTGATCTGGAAATTCTGA
- the algG gene encoding mannuronan 5-epimerase AlgG: MGACAMNPQALKGSALLAAAMLLASGAAMADVAPQAKAPTIAKELQQAKTYTISSPPTAPLEMAKPALPDLSGYTAAAIEKKIVRTKPGKISIRRMMQEDALKDFIGGDNKMAEWVVRQHGIPQAIFIDDGYMNLKDLLGKVPKQYLSETSPGVFLAKLPIVVGRKGILDIDKNTQELRLSQEAGSFLINDGQLFVRDTKVTGWSEKANGPALFKSPKEFRPFLLAWGGTETYISNTKMASFGYANSKSYGVSISQYTPNMAKVLKRAEPTGWIIDSEFSDMWYGFYCYETTGFVIKSNTYKDNIVYGIDPHDRSHGLIIADNTVYGTKKKHGIIISREVNDSFIFNNRSYDNKLSGLVLDRNSVNNLVADNEFYRNHTDGITLYESGDNLLWGNKVIANRRHGIRVRNSVNIKLYENTSMANGLTGLYGHIKDLTDTDRDIALDPFDAKVSLIVVGGELAGNGSGPLSIDSPLSVELYRVSMLAPTKTSGISFNGVLGDRQEEILDLLVRQQKAVLIDPVERQTELQD, translated from the coding sequence ATGGGAGCCTGCGCAATGAACCCTCAAGCCCTCAAAGGCTCGGCCCTGCTGGCGGCAGCGATGCTGCTGGCAAGCGGCGCCGCCATGGCCGATGTCGCGCCGCAGGCTAAAGCGCCGACTATCGCCAAAGAGCTGCAGCAGGCCAAGACCTACACCATTTCCAGCCCGCCGACCGCGCCGCTGGAAATGGCCAAGCCGGCCCTGCCGGACCTGTCGGGCTACACCGCGGCGGCGATCGAGAAGAAGATCGTGCGCACCAAACCAGGCAAGATCAGCATCCGCCGCATGATGCAGGAAGACGCGCTCAAGGACTTCATTGGCGGTGACAACAAGATGGCCGAGTGGGTGGTGCGCCAGCACGGCATCCCCCAGGCGATTTTCATCGACGATGGCTACATGAACCTCAAGGACCTGCTGGGCAAAGTGCCCAAGCAGTACCTGAGCGAAACTTCGCCGGGCGTGTTCCTGGCCAAGCTGCCGATCGTGGTCGGGCGCAAGGGCATCCTGGACATCGACAAAAACACCCAGGAGCTGCGCCTTTCGCAGGAAGCCGGTTCGTTCCTGATCAACGATGGCCAGCTGTTTGTGCGTGACACCAAAGTCACCGGCTGGAGCGAAAAGGCCAACGGCCCGGCGCTGTTCAAGTCGCCGAAGGAATTTCGTCCGTTCCTGCTGGCCTGGGGCGGCACCGAGACTTATATCTCCAACACCAAGATGGCCAGTTTCGGCTACGCCAACAGTAAGTCGTACGGGGTGAGTATCTCCCAGTACACGCCGAATATGGCCAAGGTGCTCAAGCGTGCGGAGCCGACGGGCTGGATCATCGATTCCGAGTTCTCGGACATGTGGTACGGCTTCTACTGCTACGAGACCACAGGCTTTGTGATCAAGAGCAATACCTACAAAGACAACATCGTCTACGGCATTGACCCGCACGACCGTTCCCACGGCCTGATCATCGCGGACAACACCGTCTACGGCACGAAGAAGAAGCACGGCATCATCATTTCCCGGGAAGTGAACGACAGCTTCATCTTCAACAACCGCAGCTACGACAACAAGCTCTCGGGCCTGGTGCTCGACCGTAACAGCGTCAATAACCTGGTGGCCGACAACGAGTTCTACCGCAACCACACCGACGGCATCACCCTCTATGAGAGCGGTGACAACCTGCTGTGGGGCAACAAGGTCATCGCCAACCGTCGCCACGGTATCCGCGTGCGTAACAGCGTGAACATCAAGCTGTACGAAAACACCTCGATGGCCAACGGCCTGACCGGGCTCTACGGCCACATCAAGGACCTGACCGACACCGACCGCGACATCGCACTCGACCCGTTCGACGCCAAGGTGTCGCTGATCGTGGTCGGCGGTGAACTGGCGGGTAACGGCAGCGGGCCGCTGTCCATCGACTCGCCGTTGAGCGTGGAACTGTATCGCGTGTCGATGCTGGCGCCGACCAAAACCAGCGGCATCAGCTTCAACGGCGTGCTGGGCGATCGCCAGGAAGAGATTCTCGATCTGCTGGTGCGCCAGCAGAAAGCCGTGCTGATCGACCCTGTCGAACGCCAGACCGAATTGCAGGACTGA
- a CDS encoding alginate O-acetyltransferase gives MHPHMIKLLSLSGLTLGLLAASQGVRADEIKAPTFTAEPCCSLCPAAHDAKNYTTRYQQNFTTLVQAQGDWLFRTQEDLRTEFDTTPSGYKRMQQLHDAFKSKGVELVVVYQPTRGLVNRNKLNPEEKAKFDFDKALGNYKTMLGRFAKMGYVVPDLSPLTNEQLPDELPAHDFYFRGDQHWTPYGAQRTAKIVAAKIKQMPEYAAIPKREFETKRSGRMGKTGTLHNMAGQLCGTSYAIQYMDQFTTEPKGEAGDGDLFGDSGDPQITLVGTSHSGKNYNFAGFLQEEIGADILNVAFPGGGLEGSMIQYLGSEEFQKNPPKILIWEFSPLYRLDQETIYRQMMALLDNGCEGKTAQMTASTTLKPGKNELMVNSSNKDLRNANHQVDIRFADPSVKTLQATLWYMNGRHEDIKIEKPETSDTDGRFAFELRTDEDWASQNLLAVEVQGPEAGAAAQKVEAKICTRNVFPAGGQQTASTGQ, from the coding sequence ATGCACCCACACATGATCAAACTGCTGAGCCTCTCGGGTCTGACCCTCGGCCTGCTCGCGGCCAGCCAGGGCGTGCGCGCCGACGAGATCAAGGCGCCGACTTTCACCGCCGAACCTTGCTGCAGCCTGTGCCCGGCCGCCCATGACGCAAAGAACTACACCACGCGTTATCAGCAGAACTTCACCACTCTGGTACAAGCCCAGGGCGACTGGCTGTTCCGTACCCAGGAAGACCTGCGTACCGAATTCGACACCACCCCGTCCGGCTACAAGCGCATGCAACAGCTGCACGATGCGTTCAAGAGCAAGGGCGTGGAACTGGTGGTGGTCTACCAGCCGACCCGCGGCCTGGTGAACCGCAACAAGCTCAACCCCGAAGAGAAAGCCAAGTTCGATTTCGACAAGGCACTGGGCAACTACAAGACCATGCTCGGCCGTTTCGCCAAGATGGGCTACGTGGTACCGGACCTGTCGCCGTTGACCAATGAGCAACTGCCGGATGAATTGCCGGCCCACGACTTCTATTTCCGTGGCGACCAGCACTGGACTCCTTACGGTGCCCAGCGCACGGCGAAAATCGTCGCAGCCAAGATCAAGCAGATGCCTGAGTACGCCGCAATTCCCAAGCGTGAATTCGAAACCAAGCGCTCCGGGCGCATGGGCAAGACCGGCACCCTGCACAACATGGCCGGGCAACTGTGCGGCACCAGCTACGCGATCCAGTACATGGACCAGTTCACCACCGAGCCCAAGGGCGAAGCGGGCGACGGCGATCTGTTCGGCGATTCGGGCGACCCGCAGATCACGCTGGTGGGCACCAGCCACAGTGGCAAGAACTACAACTTCGCCGGTTTCCTGCAGGAGGAGATCGGTGCCGACATCCTCAACGTCGCCTTCCCCGGCGGTGGCCTGGAAGGCTCGATGATCCAGTACCTGGGCAGCGAAGAATTCCAGAAAAACCCGCCGAAGATCCTGATCTGGGAATTCTCGCCGCTGTACCGCCTCGACCAGGAAACCATCTACCGCCAGATGATGGCGCTGCTGGACAACGGTTGCGAAGGCAAGACCGCGCAGATGACCGCCAGCACGACATTGAAACCCGGCAAGAACGAATTGATGGTTAACAGTTCGAACAAAGACCTGCGCAACGCCAACCATCAGGTCGATATCCGCTTTGCCGACCCGTCGGTGAAAACCCTGCAAGCCACCCTCTGGTACATGAACGGGCGCCACGAGGACATCAAGATCGAGAAACCCGAAACATCCGATACAGACGGGCGTTTCGCCTTTGAACTGCGCACCGATGAAGACTGGGCCTCGCAGAACTTGCTGGCCGTGGAAGTGCAGGGCCCTGAAGCGGGCGCTGCGGCGCAGAAAGTCGAAGCGAAAATTTGCACACGCAACGTATTCCCCGCCGGTGGTCAACAGACTGCCTCAACGGGGCAATGA
- a CDS encoding mannuronate-specific alginate lyase produces MQKLLIPSLLGLAIFAGAANAAAPLRPPQGYFAPIEAFKTGEAKENCDTMPTPYTGPLQFRSKYEGSDKARSTLNVQSEKAFRDSTADITKLEKDTSKRVMQFMRDGRPEQLECTLNWLVSWAKADALMSKDFNHTGKSMRKWALGSMASAYVRLKFSESHPLANHPQEAQLIEAWFNKLADQVVSDWDNLPLEKTNNHSYWAAWSVMATSIATNRRDLFDWAVKEYKVGVNQVDDQGFLPNELKRQQRALSYHNYALPPLSMIASFALVNGVDLRQENNSALKRLGEKVLAGVKDPEIFEQKNGKEQDMKDLKEDMKYAWLEPFCTLYTCAPDVIERKHGMQPFKTFRLGGDLTKVYDPTHEKGNKGS; encoded by the coding sequence ATGCAGAAATTACTGATTCCATCGTTGCTGGGCCTGGCGATTTTCGCCGGCGCAGCCAACGCTGCCGCCCCGCTGCGTCCGCCCCAGGGCTATTTCGCACCGATCGAAGCGTTCAAGACCGGCGAAGCCAAGGAAAACTGCGACACCATGCCGACGCCCTACACCGGGCCTCTGCAGTTTCGCAGCAAGTACGAAGGCTCCGACAAGGCGCGTTCGACCTTGAACGTGCAATCGGAGAAAGCCTTTCGCGACAGCACCGCCGACATCACCAAGCTGGAAAAAGACACCAGCAAACGCGTGATGCAGTTCATGCGCGACGGTCGCCCGGAACAGCTCGAATGCACGCTGAACTGGCTGGTTTCGTGGGCCAAGGCCGATGCGTTGATGTCCAAGGACTTCAACCACACCGGTAAATCGATGCGCAAATGGGCGCTGGGCAGCATGGCCTCGGCCTACGTGCGCCTGAAGTTCTCCGAGTCGCACCCGCTGGCCAACCACCCGCAGGAAGCGCAACTGATCGAAGCCTGGTTCAACAAACTGGCTGATCAGGTGGTGAGCGACTGGGACAACCTGCCGCTGGAAAAAACCAACAACCACTCCTACTGGGCCGCCTGGTCGGTGATGGCGACGTCCATCGCCACCAACCGTCGCGATCTGTTCGATTGGGCCGTCAAGGAATACAAGGTCGGCGTGAACCAGGTCGATGACCAGGGCTTCCTGCCGAATGAATTGAAGCGTCAGCAGCGCGCGTTGTCGTACCACAACTACGCCCTGCCGCCGCTGTCGATGATCGCCAGTTTTGCCTTGGTCAACGGGGTGGATCTGCGTCAGGAAAACAACAGCGCGCTCAAGCGCCTCGGCGAAAAAGTGCTGGCCGGGGTGAAAGACCCGGAGATCTTCGAGCAGAAGAACGGCAAAGAGCAGGACATGAAGGACCTCAAGGAGGACATGAAATATGCCTGGCTTGAACCCTTCTGCACCCTCTACACCTGCGCGCCGGATGTGATCGAGCGCAAGCATGGGATGCAGCCGTTCAAGACGTTCCGTCTGGGGGGTGACCTGACCAAGGTCTACGACCCGACGCATGAGAAAGGCAACAAAGGCAGTTAG
- a CDS encoding MBOAT family O-acyltransferase gives MVFSSNVFLFLFLPIFLGLYYLSGQRYRNLLLLLASYVFYAWWRVDFLALFAAVTLWNYWIGLKVGAAGVRTKPAQRWLLLGVAVDLCILGYFKYANFGVDSINVMMKSMGLEPFILTHVLLPIGISFYIFESISYIIDVYRGDTPATRNLIDFAAFVAIFPHLIAGPVLRFRDLADQFNNRTHTLDKFSEGCTRFMQGFIKKVFIADTLAVVADHCFALQNPTTGDAWLGALAYTAQLYFDFSGYSDMAIGLGLMMGFRFMENFKQPYISQSITEFWRRWHISLSTWLRDYLYITLGGNRKGTLTTYRNLFLTMLLGGLWHGANITYIVWGAWHGMWLAIEKAIGLNTAPRSFNVLRWAFTFLLVVMGWVIFRAENLHVAGRMYGAMFSFGEWSLSELNRANLTGLQVATLVVAYATLAFFGLRDFYTNRPAEKTKPADPSLIKAVPGDNPGSIHEPGFTVGRDAAVQPAYWTADWPRYAMRAAVLLLFVASILKLSAQSFSPFLYFQF, from the coding sequence ATGGTTTTCTCGTCCAATGTGTTCCTGTTTCTGTTCTTGCCGATCTTTCTCGGCTTGTACTATTTGAGCGGGCAACGCTATCGCAACCTGCTGCTGCTGCTGGCCAGCTACGTGTTCTACGCCTGGTGGCGAGTGGACTTCCTGGCCCTGTTCGCCGCCGTGACGCTGTGGAACTACTGGATCGGCCTCAAGGTCGGTGCGGCCGGCGTGCGCACCAAGCCGGCCCAGCGCTGGCTGCTGCTCGGCGTGGCGGTCGACCTGTGCATCCTCGGCTACTTCAAGTACGCCAACTTCGGCGTCGACAGCATCAACGTGATGATGAAGTCGATGGGCCTGGAGCCGTTCATCCTCACCCACGTGCTGTTGCCGATCGGGATCTCGTTCTACATCTTCGAGTCCATCAGCTACATCATCGACGTGTATCGCGGTGATACCCCGGCCACACGCAACCTCATCGACTTTGCAGCGTTCGTGGCGATCTTCCCGCACCTGATCGCCGGTCCCGTGCTGCGCTTTCGCGACCTGGCCGACCAGTTCAACAACCGCACCCATACCCTGGATAAATTCTCCGAGGGCTGCACGCGGTTCATGCAGGGGTTCATCAAGAAGGTGTTCATCGCCGATACCCTGGCGGTGGTGGCCGATCATTGCTTCGCCTTGCAGAACCCGACGACCGGCGATGCCTGGCTCGGCGCGCTGGCCTACACCGCGCAGCTGTACTTCGACTTCTCCGGCTACAGCGACATGGCGATCGGCCTGGGCTTGATGATGGGTTTCCGCTTCATGGAAAACTTCAAGCAGCCGTACATCAGCCAGTCGATCACCGAGTTCTGGCGGCGCTGGCACATCAGCCTCTCCACTTGGCTGCGTGACTACCTGTACATCACCCTGGGCGGCAACCGTAAAGGCACGCTGACCACCTACCGCAACCTGTTCCTGACCATGCTGCTCGGTGGCCTGTGGCACGGTGCGAACATCACCTACATCGTGTGGGGTGCCTGGCACGGCATGTGGCTGGCGATTGAAAAAGCCATCGGCCTCAATACCGCGCCGCGCAGCTTCAATGTGCTGCGCTGGGCCTTCACCTTCCTGCTGGTGGTGATGGGCTGGGTGATCTTCCGCGCCGAGAACCTGCACGTTGCCGGGCGTATGTACGGTGCGATGTTCAGCTTTGGCGAGTGGTCGCTGTCGGAACTCAACCGCGCCAACCTCACCGGGCTGCAAGTGGCGACCCTGGTGGTGGCCTACGCGACCCTGGCGTTCTTTGGCCTGCGCGACTTCTACACCAATCGCCCTGCCGAGAAGACCAAGCCGGCCGACCCGAGCCTGATCAAGGCCGTACCGGGCGACAACCCAGGCAGCATCCACGAGCCCGGTTTTACCGTGGGCCGTGACGCCGCCGTGCAACCGGCCTACTGGACCGCTGACTGGCCACGCTACGCAATGCGCGCGGCTGTGCTGCTGCTGTTCGTGGCGTCGATTCTCAAACTGTCGGCGCAGAGTTTCTCGCCGTTCCTTTACTTCCAATTCTGA
- a CDS encoding alginate O-acetyltransferase, giving the protein MTRSLRILYIGLFLVLLLALGAWSLRSFFGFSTNADATVLNGRWAKAVETHYDEEFPIKRLGTNLWAALDYKLFNEGRPGVVLGRDHWLYSDEEFNPAVNEDQNLQDNYALVEGVRQKLKAQGIQLVMAIVPAKVRLYPEHLDEVKPASIHANLYQDFHARVAADKIIAPDLLGPLQQAKLGGKQVFLRTDTHWTPDGAEIAAKQLAKAIADKTPLSGEPQQFVTEAETTAPHKGDLRLFLPLDPLFENLMPPKEPLEKRVTHLAETKGDDALFSDSETPVALVGTSYSANPNWNFVGALKQALGRDVVSYAEDGHGPILPMLSYLKSDDFKNSPPQVLVWEFPERYLPINNEIGDADPSWVAQLKQAGSRQQNMAINTKSETPDRAQN; this is encoded by the coding sequence ATGACCCGTTCATTACGCATCCTCTACATCGGCCTGTTCCTGGTGCTGTTGCTGGCCCTGGGCGCCTGGTCGCTGCGCAGTTTCTTCGGCTTCAGCACCAATGCCGACGCGACCGTGCTCAACGGCCGCTGGGCCAAAGCCGTCGAGACGCACTACGACGAGGAGTTCCCGATCAAGCGCTTGGGCACTAACCTTTGGGCGGCGCTGGACTACAAGCTGTTCAATGAAGGCCGCCCTGGCGTGGTGCTGGGCCGCGATCACTGGTTGTACAGCGACGAGGAGTTCAACCCCGCCGTCAACGAAGACCAGAACCTTCAAGACAACTACGCGCTGGTCGAAGGCGTACGCCAAAAGCTCAAGGCCCAAGGCATTCAGTTGGTAATGGCGATCGTACCGGCCAAGGTGCGCCTGTACCCGGAACACCTGGATGAGGTGAAACCGGCGAGCATCCACGCCAACCTGTACCAGGACTTCCATGCCCGCGTCGCGGCCGACAAGATCATCGCCCCAGACCTGCTCGGCCCCCTGCAACAAGCCAAGCTGGGCGGCAAGCAAGTGTTCCTGCGCACCGACACCCACTGGACGCCGGACGGTGCGGAAATCGCGGCCAAGCAGTTGGCCAAGGCGATTGCCGACAAGACCCCGCTGAGCGGCGAGCCGCAGCAGTTTGTCACCGAGGCCGAAACAACTGCGCCGCACAAAGGCGACCTGCGTCTGTTCCTGCCCCTGGACCCGCTGTTCGAAAACCTGATGCCGCCTAAAGAGCCGCTGGAAAAACGCGTGACGCACCTGGCCGAAACCAAAGGCGACGACGCACTGTTCAGTGACAGCGAAACCCCGGTGGCCCTGGTGGGCACCAGCTACAGCGCCAACCCCAACTGGAACTTCGTCGGCGCGCTCAAGCAAGCCCTGGGCCGCGACGTGGTCAGCTACGCCGAAGACGGCCACGGCCCGATCCTGCCGATGCTCAGCTACCTCAAAAGCGACGACTTCAAGAACAGCCCGCCACAGGTGCTGGTCTGGGAGTTCCCTGAACGTTATCTGCCTATCAACAACGAAATCGGCGATGCCGACCCTTCATGGGTTGCGCAGCTAAAACAAGCCGGTTCGCGCCAACAAAACATGGCAATCAACACTAAATCCGAGACGCCCGACCGGGCGCAAAACTGA
- a CDS encoding alginate O-acetyltransferase AlgF, with translation MTFTTTPRRLAKTLAIAAGLSFVSMSAFAGGDAALYGPTAPKGSSFVRIYNASNQEVSATVGSTNLSEVAPLASSDFSFMPGGDYSAKVGSQTVPVKLAPDHYYTLVNNSSGQPQLIEEPPFKNKQKSLVRVQNLSDKALTLKTADGKTDVVKAVAAKSRGEREINPVKVSLALYDGDKKVGDVKPVALERGEAAVLYVTGSGSSLSPVWVKRPVSTR, from the coding sequence ATGACTTTCACTACAACTCCGCGTCGTCTCGCCAAGACCCTGGCCATCGCTGCCGGCTTGAGCTTCGTATCGATGTCCGCCTTCGCCGGCGGTGACGCCGCCCTCTATGGCCCGACCGCACCAAAAGGCTCGAGCTTCGTGCGTATCTACAACGCTTCGAACCAGGAAGTCAGCGCGACCGTTGGCAGCACCAACCTGAGCGAAGTCGCGCCACTGGCCAGCAGCGATTTCAGCTTCATGCCTGGCGGTGACTACAGCGCCAAGGTCGGCAGCCAGACGGTGCCGGTCAAACTCGCCCCCGATCACTACTACACCCTGGTCAACAACAGCAGCGGCCAGCCACAACTGATCGAAGAACCGCCGTTCAAGAACAAGCAGAAGTCCCTGGTGCGTGTGCAGAACCTCAGCGACAAAGCGCTGACCCTGAAAACCGCCGATGGCAAGACTGACGTGGTCAAGGCAGTCGCCGCCAAAAGCCGTGGCGAACGCGAAATCAACCCGGTGAAGGTGAGCCTGGCGCTTTATGACGGTGACAAGAAGGTCGGCGATGTGAAGCCGGTTGCCCTGGAGCGCGGTGAAGCGGCGGTGCTGTACGTCACCGGTTCCGGTTCGAGCCTGTCGCCAGTGTGGGTAAAACGCCCCGTGTCGACCCGCTAA
- a CDS encoding mannose-1-phosphate guanylyltransferase/mannose-6-phosphate isomerase yields the protein MIPVILSGGSGSRLWPLSRKQFPKQFLALTGEHTLFQQTLERLVFEGMDSPIVVCNKDHRFIVNEQLAARKLECQRILMEPFGRNTAPAVALTAMMLVNEGRDELMLVLPADHVIDDQKALQRALALATVAAERGEMVLFGVPATRPETGYGYIKSTNDALLPEGVSRVEQFVEKPDEKRAVEFVKSGGYFWNSGMFLFRASRFLEELKKHDPDIYDTCLLTLERSQQDADTVSFDEATFACCPDNSIDYAVMEKTQRACVVPLSAGWSDVGCWASLWAVNDKDIHGNVSKGDVVIQDSRNCMIHGNGKLVSVIGLDNIVVVETKDAMMIAHKDKVQGVKQMVSTLNDQGRSETQNHCEVYRPWGSYDSVDMGGRFQVKHISVKPGACLSLQMHHHRAEHWIVVSGTAEVTCDENVFLLTENQSTYIPIASVHRLRNPGKIPLEIIEVQSGSYLGEDDIERFEDIYGRSTPVERGVSVKTIAQ from the coding sequence ATGATTCCAGTCATCCTTTCCGGTGGTAGCGGCTCACGTCTTTGGCCGCTTTCCCGTAAACAGTTCCCAAAGCAATTCCTCGCCCTGACCGGTGAGCACACGCTGTTCCAGCAAACCCTGGAACGCCTGGTGTTCGAAGGCATGGACTCCCCGATCGTGGTCTGCAACAAGGACCACCGTTTTATCGTCAACGAGCAACTGGCCGCGCGCAAGCTGGAATGCCAGCGCATCCTGATGGAACCGTTCGGCCGCAACACCGCGCCGGCCGTGGCCCTCACCGCGATGATGCTGGTCAATGAAGGCCGTGACGAACTGATGCTGGTGCTGCCGGCCGACCACGTGATCGACGATCAGAAAGCCCTGCAACGTGCGCTGGCCCTGGCCACCGTAGCGGCCGAACGCGGCGAGATGGTGCTGTTCGGCGTACCGGCGACCCGTCCGGAAACCGGTTATGGCTACATCAAGTCCACCAACGATGCGCTGCTGCCCGAGGGCGTGAGCCGCGTCGAACAGTTCGTGGAGAAGCCCGATGAAAAGCGCGCCGTCGAGTTCGTCAAGAGCGGCGGTTACTTCTGGAACAGCGGCATGTTCCTGTTCCGTGCCAGCCGCTTCCTCGAAGAGCTGAAAAAGCACGACCCGGACATCTACGACACCTGCCTGCTGACGCTGGAACGCAGCCAGCAGGATGCCGATACGGTTTCCTTCGACGAAGCCACCTTCGCCTGCTGCCCGGACAACTCCATCGACTACGCCGTGATGGAAAAAACCCAGCGCGCCTGCGTGGTGCCGTTGAGCGCCGGTTGGAGCGACGTGGGCTGCTGGGCGTCGCTGTGGGCGGTCAACGATAAAGATATACACGGTAACGTCAGCAAAGGCGACGTGGTGATCCAGGACAGCCGCAACTGCATGATCCACGGCAACGGCAAACTGGTGTCGGTGATCGGCCTGGACAACATCGTGGTGGTGGAAACCAAGGACGCAATGATGATTGCCCACAAGGACAAGGTCCAGGGCGTCAAGCAGATGGTCTCGACCCTCAACGACCAGGGCCGCAGCGAAACCCAGAACCACTGCGAAGTCTATCGTCCGTGGGGCTCGTACGATTCGGTGGACATGGGCGGTCGCTTCCAGGTCAAGCACATCTCGGTCAAGCCGGGCGCGTGCCTGTCGCTGCAGATGCACCACCACCGCGCCGAACACTGGATCGTGGTCAGCGGCACGGCCGAAGTGACCTGTGACGAGAACGTGTTCCTGCTCACCGAAAACCAGTCCACCTACATCCCGATCGCCTCGGTGCACCGCCTGCGCAACCCGGGCAAGATTCCGTTGGAGATCATCGAAGTGCAATCGGGCAGTTACCTGGGCGAAGACGATATCGAGCGGTTCGAAGATATCTACGGTCGCTCGACGCCGGTTGAACGTGGCGTGTCGGTGAAAACTATCGCGCAATAA
- a CDS encoding DUF3077 domain-containing protein — translation MSKQTTRPTPFGVCDRNEAPLFSVQPDIPIEQALEHASCVLGTARVLTLAAQDLCTEHQSYLNWASLQLAETGLALVEACIDGLQADASTQ, via the coding sequence ATGTCCAAACAAACCACCCGCCCCACCCCTTTCGGCGTCTGCGACCGGAATGAGGCACCTCTGTTTTCCGTACAGCCCGACATCCCTATCGAACAAGCACTGGAACATGCCAGTTGTGTCTTAGGCACTGCGCGCGTGCTCACCCTGGCCGCTCAAGATTTATGCACTGAGCACCAGAGTTACCTGAATTGGGCGAGCCTGCAGTTGGCAGAAACTGGCTTGGCTTTGGTGGAGGCTTGCATTGATGGCTTGCAGGCCGATGCTTCTACTCAGTAA